In Finegoldia magna ATCC 53516, a genomic segment contains:
- a CDS encoding glycosyltransferase, translated as MEKSNQKKYTFLINTTPPPRLIKRMDLVKEKFDLYAICWDKGGDEKYDFKRDFCKKEIINIDADNSNPMKRLIPTYKFSQKAYKILERIKPDLIHVQSYDMLEIATKYKKNKDNKVKIIYEVPDIHRYLTDDKKNFPMNIVSSVLKKRENNMLSFVDLMIVTSMKFWEHFEGKYSKDNLVFMPNIPNLELFRDYDKLRVKNQHDTFTVGYIGGLRYLNELKKLTKAMDGLGMNLMMAGFESGTYFKELAQTKDFIEYRGKFYYDDEIAELYSKCDCIFSVYDASMKNVRIALPNKLYESIHAELPIIVARDTYLSEVVNEWNVGVAVDHESDEEMRNVLLKLRDDQSFYHTLQENCRKMQSELNPQKNNERLLNRIENLF; from the coding sequence ATGGAAAAATCAAATCAAAAAAAATACACTTTTTTGATTAATACGACACCACCTCCAAGGCTTATAAAAAGAATGGATCTTGTAAAAGAAAAGTTCGATTTGTATGCTATTTGTTGGGACAAAGGTGGAGATGAAAAATATGATTTCAAGCGTGATTTTTGCAAGAAGGAAATAATCAATATAGATGCTGACAACAGTAACCCTATGAAAAGACTTATTCCAACTTACAAATTCTCACAAAAAGCTTATAAAATATTGGAGAGAATTAAACCGGATTTAATTCACGTTCAAAGTTATGATATGCTAGAGATAGCTACGAAATACAAGAAAAACAAGGACAACAAGGTTAAGATTATATACGAAGTACCAGATATTCACAGATATTTGACTGATGACAAGAAGAATTTCCCGATGAATATTGTGTCTTCTGTTTTGAAAAAAAGAGAGAACAATATGCTTTCATTCGTGGATTTGATGATTGTGACTAGTATGAAATTCTGGGAACATTTTGAAGGAAAATACAGCAAGGATAATTTGGTGTTCATGCCCAACATTCCAAATTTGGAATTATTCAGAGATTATGATAAGTTAAGGGTGAAAAACCAACACGATACTTTCACTGTAGGATACATCGGTGGGCTAAGATATTTGAACGAATTGAAAAAGCTTACGAAAGCTATGGATGGTTTGGGAATGAATTTGATGATGGCAGGTTTCGAGAGTGGAACTTACTTCAAAGAACTTGCCCAAACGAAAGATTTCATTGAATATCGTGGCAAATTTTACTATGACGATGAGATTGCAGAGCTTTATTCGAAATGCGACTGCATATTCTCAGTGTACGATGCGTCGATGAAGAATGTTAGGATTGCACTTCCGAACAAATTATACGAATCCATTCACGCAGAGCTTCCTATAATTGTCGCAAGAGACACTTATCTATCAGAGGTTGTTAACGAATGGAATGTGGGAGTTGCGGTTGATCACGAATCAGATGAGGAAATGAGAAATGTTTTGCTCAAACTTAGAGATGACCAATCATTCTACCACACGCTTCAAGAAAACTGCAGAAAGATGCAATCGGAATTAAATCCACAAAAAAATAACGAAAGATTATTAAATAGAATAGAAAATTTATTTTAA
- a CDS encoding M42 family metallopeptidase has product MENLDFLQEILMTSSPSGDTKVVMEKVRKKFEELGKVEINFTNKGAMVVTLRGETDEKQSTFAAHVDTLGLMVKEIKPNGRLKTFLVGGYAYNSVENEYVTISTMSGKKYTGTCLNDKQSVHVYGPEAKSNERNAKTMEIRIDEKVESAEDVKKLGINVGDFIYLDSRTQLTESGFVKSRHLDDKACVYVLYETVRYFVENNITPKHTLNFFISNYEEVGHGACYGIPEETDEFIVVDMAAPGDGQTSSEFKTTICAADSTGPYDLELKERLVRICEENNIPHAVDIYPFYGSDGSAALAAGYNLRVALIGPGVDASHAMERTHQEGLQASIDLCIKYIEDKK; this is encoded by the coding sequence ATGGAAAATTTAGATTTTTTACAAGAAATTTTAATGACTTCTTCTCCATCTGGCGACACTAAAGTCGTTATGGAAAAAGTTAGAAAAAAATTCGAAGAATTAGGAAAAGTTGAAATCAACTTTACTAACAAAGGTGCAATGGTGGTTACTCTTCGCGGTGAAACTGACGAAAAACAATCTACATTCGCAGCTCACGTGGATACGTTGGGATTGATGGTCAAAGAAATCAAACCAAACGGAAGATTAAAAACATTCTTAGTTGGTGGTTACGCATACAACTCTGTTGAAAATGAATACGTAACTATCTCTACAATGTCTGGCAAAAAATACACTGGAACATGCTTAAACGACAAACAATCAGTTCACGTTTACGGTCCAGAAGCTAAAAGCAACGAAAGAAACGCCAAGACTATGGAAATCAGAATCGACGAAAAGGTAGAATCAGCTGAAGATGTAAAAAAACTTGGAATTAACGTCGGTGATTTTATATATTTAGATTCAAGAACACAATTAACAGAAAGTGGATTCGTAAAATCAAGACACTTAGACGACAAAGCTTGCGTATACGTATTATATGAAACAGTAAGATATTTCGTAGAAAACAACATCACTCCAAAACACACTCTTAACTTCTTCATCTCAAACTACGAAGAAGTTGGCCACGGTGCATGCTACGGAATTCCAGAAGAAACCGACGAATTCATCGTTGTAGACATGGCTGCTCCTGGAGATGGACAAACATCTTCTGAATTTAAAACAACAATTTGTGCAGCAGATTCTACAGGTCCTTACGATTTGGAATTAAAAGAAAGATTAGTTAGAATTTGTGAAGAAAATAATATTCCTCATGCAGTTGACATCTATCCATTCTACGGTTCAGATGGATCAGCAGCATTAGCAGCAGGATATAACTTGAGAGTTGCTTTGATTGGACCTGGTGTTGATGCATCACACGCAATGGAAAGAACTCACCAAGAAGGATTACAAGCATCTATCGATTTATGTATAAAATACATCGAAGATAAGAAATAA
- a CDS encoding response regulator transcription factor, which produces MKKIFFLEDELQIREILTEYMKIAGFDVCQSSNGDDAIKILSSNSFDAIILDIMVEGENSGIDVLRFIRNTPSISNSNVLMLTALDDLNTQISAFDLYCDDYIVKPVQPILLIKKLEMIMKRRSFSQNTSQVGLSLDEEGFRVLYNGMDLKLTVTEFQIMSLFLNNPTKVFSRENLINSLYNTDFYGSSRTIDSHIKNLRKKLPKDFIKTVIGAGYKLNEEA; this is translated from the coding sequence ATGAAAAAAATATTCTTTTTAGAAGACGAATTGCAAATAAGAGAGATTTTAACCGAATACATGAAAATAGCTGGATTTGATGTGTGTCAAAGTTCAAATGGCGATGATGCGATTAAAATTTTAAGTAGTAATAGTTTTGATGCTATCATCTTAGATATTATGGTCGAAGGAGAAAACAGCGGAATAGATGTATTAAGGTTTATACGAAATACTCCATCTATATCAAACTCAAACGTATTGATGCTGACTGCTCTTGATGATTTAAATACTCAAATTAGTGCTTTTGATCTGTATTGTGACGATTATATTGTCAAGCCAGTTCAGCCAATACTATTGATTAAAAAACTAGAAATGATAATGAAAAGAAGAAGTTTTTCACAAAATACTTCACAGGTGGGATTATCGTTAGATGAAGAAGGTTTTCGTGTATTATATAATGGAATGGATTTGAAATTAACAGTTACAGAATTTCAAATTATGTCGTTGTTTCTAAACAATCCAACAAAAGTATTTTCAAGAGAAAATCTAATTAATTCTCTCTACAACACAGATTTTTATGGAAGCAGTAGAACTATAGATTCCCATATAAAAAATTTGAGGAAAAAACTACCCAAAGACTTTATTAAAACAGTTATAGGAGCGGGGTATAAGTTAAATGAAGAAGCCTAA
- a CDS encoding ABC transporter permease, with product MNKYIFKFETKLLLQNFTSLFFGMVFPILMSFLIISGLKDVPAPLIDEVKRSIVLTISIISPLSIFLVGLSALFAKDLEEGVYDRLDLFSINHLSMAKYKFIVYYLFWTVCNIFYFGVMKYALGVNIPLISIIKHTGFVTLIAVASFFIGYSICIFFKKFSISFSLSMGIYFLSMILGGMMGIQVEDMPKAIKKIAQLIPISHFSSIEYVNEVAKGANLNYSFFQSLIVLVLLSLVLFTISIYKNKRKSN from the coding sequence ATGAACAAATACATTTTTAAATTTGAGACAAAGTTACTTTTACAAAACTTTACAAGTTTATTTTTCGGAATGGTATTTCCAATATTGATGTCATTTCTAATAATATCGGGACTCAAAGATGTTCCTGCACCTCTCATTGATGAGGTAAAAAGAAGCATAGTTTTAACTATTAGTATTATAAGCCCACTTTCTATATTCTTAGTTGGATTATCAGCATTATTTGCTAAAGATTTGGAAGAAGGTGTCTATGATAGGTTAGACTTGTTTTCAATTAATCATTTATCAATGGCAAAATACAAATTTATAGTCTATTATTTATTCTGGACTGTTTGTAATATTTTTTATTTTGGGGTTATGAAATACGCTTTAGGTGTTAATATTCCTTTAATATCAATAATAAAACACACAGGATTTGTAACTTTAATTGCTGTTGCTTCTTTTTTTATCGGATATTCTATATGTATATTCTTTAAAAAATTCTCCATTTCTTTTTCACTTTCAATGGGAATATACTTTTTGAGTATGATACTTGGAGGAATGATGGGGATTCAAGTAGAGGATATGCCAAAGGCAATCAAGAAGATTGCACAATTAATTCCAATTAGTCACTTTTCTTCTATAGAATATGTGAATGAAGTAGCAAAAGGAGCAAACTTAAACTATTCATTCTTTCAATCTTTAATCGTATTAGTCTTATTATCATTAGTATTATTTACTATATCTATTTACAAAAACAAACGCAAATCGAACTAA
- the wecB gene encoding non-hydrolyzing UDP-N-acetylglucosamine 2-epimerase: MKKVMVVFGTRPEAIKMCPLVKELKKRDEFEVCVLVTGQHKEMLRQVLDVFEIKEDYNLAIMKKGQSLFDVTTTILDKIKSILEEEKPDIVLVHGDTSTSFVAGLAAFYLRIPVGHVEAGLRTYNKYSPYPEEFNRQAIGSLADFHFAPTTTARDNLLRENKDESKVFVTGNTVIDALQTTVRDNYSNENLIEGKKMILLTMHRRENLGESMKNSFRAIKRVVNENEDIYVIYPIHLNPKVREIANEVFDNHPRIKLIEPLNVVDFHNFMKQSFFVMTDSGGIQEEAPALGKPVLVMRDTTERPEGVEAGTLKLTGLCEEDIYNEMTTLLSDKNEYDKMSEATNPYGDGHASERICDILSKNL, translated from the coding sequence ATGAAAAAAGTAATGGTGGTTTTTGGGACAAGACCAGAAGCTATTAAAATGTGTCCACTTGTGAAAGAACTCAAAAAAAGAGACGAATTCGAAGTTTGTGTACTTGTAACTGGACAACACAAAGAAATGCTACGTCAAGTGTTGGACGTTTTCGAAATCAAAGAAGACTACAACTTGGCTATCATGAAAAAAGGACAAAGCTTGTTCGATGTTACCACAACTATTTTGGACAAAATAAAATCTATACTAGAAGAAGAAAAACCAGACATTGTTTTGGTTCATGGAGACACTTCGACAAGTTTTGTTGCAGGACTTGCTGCATTCTATTTGAGAATACCAGTAGGTCATGTGGAAGCTGGACTTAGAACTTACAACAAATACTCTCCATATCCAGAAGAATTCAACAGACAAGCCATAGGATCGTTGGCAGATTTCCACTTCGCACCAACTACAACTGCAAGGGATAATTTGCTACGAGAAAACAAAGACGAATCCAAAGTTTTCGTAACGGGAAACACAGTAATAGACGCACTTCAAACAACAGTACGTGACAATTATTCTAACGAAAATTTGATCGAAGGTAAAAAAATGATTCTTCTAACAATGCACAGAAGGGAAAACTTGGGAGAATCTATGAAAAATTCCTTCAGAGCAATTAAAAGAGTTGTCAACGAAAACGAAGATATATATGTGATTTATCCGATACATTTGAATCCAAAAGTACGAGAAATCGCAAACGAAGTATTTGACAATCATCCTAGAATCAAACTCATCGAACCATTGAATGTAGTTGATTTTCACAACTTCATGAAACAATCATTCTTCGTAATGACAGATTCAGGTGGAATTCAAGAAGAAGCCCCAGCACTTGGAAAGCCCGTTTTAGTAATGAGAGACACAACAGAAAGACCTGAAGGGGTAGAGGCAGGGACATTAAAATTAACTGGACTTTGTGAAGAAGACATCTACAACGAAATGACCACACTTCTTTCTGACAAAAATGAATACGACAAAATGAGTGAAGCCACAAACCCTTACGGAGATGGCCACGCATCTGAAAGAATCTGTGACATTTTATCCAAAAATCTATAA
- a CDS encoding ATP-binding cassette domain-containing protein, giving the protein MIKLNNVKVQYKDKIAVDIKDEIVLEDAHKIGIIGSNGAGKSTLIKAILGLVNYSGSISSDIPKEKIAVHMQFNNYSETVKTKDIIQMITNKKIESDSNLMDLIKFFDFEKLLHKSFKKLSGGEKQKLTLILVMWQNSPVTIFDEVTTGLDFVSRQSLMEKIVEYYKDKSTTILVVSHYYQELEDICDKLLYLHEGKVLFYGKKREMFLKYCTSSVILTEKNNITESLIPKDIRLEAMENKIAAGFNDINTEKKLISTLVDNNQQFERLNDSIELTVLNALKKEGAK; this is encoded by the coding sequence ATGATTAAATTAAATAACGTTAAAGTTCAATACAAAGACAAAATTGCTGTTGATATTAAAGATGAAATCGTCCTAGAAGATGCTCATAAAATAGGAATTATTGGATCAAATGGTGCCGGAAAATCCACGTTAATTAAGGCAATTTTGGGATTAGTTAATTATAGTGGAAGCATTTCAAGTGATATACCCAAAGAAAAAATTGCAGTTCACATGCAGTTTAACAATTATTCAGAAACGGTAAAAACAAAAGATATTATTCAAATGATTACTAATAAAAAAATAGAATCAGATTCAAATCTGATGGATTTAATAAAGTTTTTCGATTTCGAAAAATTGCTTCACAAATCATTTAAAAAATTATCTGGTGGAGAAAAACAAAAACTCACTTTGATTTTGGTTATGTGGCAAAATTCTCCAGTCACTATATTTGATGAGGTAACAACAGGACTTGATTTTGTGAGTCGACAATCATTAATGGAAAAAATAGTAGAATACTACAAAGACAAGTCAACAACAATTCTCGTGGTTAGTCATTATTATCAAGAATTAGAGGATATTTGTGACAAGTTGTTGTATTTACATGAAGGAAAAGTTCTTTTCTATGGAAAAAAAAGAGAGATGTTCTTAAAGTACTGTACAAGTTCAGTTATTCTAACCGAAAAAAACAACATAACAGAATCACTTATACCAAAAGATATAAGATTAGAAGCAATGGAAAACAAAATAGCTGCAGGATTTAATGATATAAATACAGAGAAAAAATTGATATCCACTCTTGTGGATAATAATCAACAATTCGAACGTTTGAATGATTCTATTGAACTTACAGTTCTTAATGCATTGAAGAAGGAAGGAGCAAAATAA
- a CDS encoding nucleoside 2-deoxyribosyltransferase yields MKGYFASHFFNDAMFRWTEDLARFIEKEVDIDLYVPQRNDSINNKKDNDATITDIDIARNDMAKLKEADVLIACLDGLSIDDGVAGEIMAFSVMKDYEEEYKLTDKKRIIIGFVTDMRYLGTGENKLYRNQMIIGQVKDKGYFIVGYPNTDDYKKEIVNIIKREY; encoded by the coding sequence ATGAAAGGATATTTTGCATCACATTTCTTCAACGACGCTATGTTTCGTTGGACTGAAGATTTGGCGAGATTTATAGAAAAAGAAGTGGACATTGATTTGTATGTGCCACAACGAAATGATTCGATAAACAACAAAAAAGACAATGATGCTACAATTACAGACATCGACATCGCAAGAAATGACATGGCGAAGTTAAAAGAAGCAGACGTTCTAATAGCGTGTCTTGATGGATTGTCGATTGACGATGGTGTTGCAGGAGAAATCATGGCTTTTTCTGTGATGAAAGATTACGAAGAAGAATACAAATTAACTGACAAGAAAAGAATTATCATCGGATTTGTCACAGATATGAGGTATTTGGGAACTGGAGAGAACAAATTGTACAGAAACCAAATGATAATCGGTCAAGTTAAAGACAAGGGATATTTCATCGTTGGATATCCAAATACAGACGATTACAAGAAAGAAATCGTGAATATTATTAAAAGAGAATATTAG
- a CDS encoding nucleotide sugar dehydrogenase, with protein sequence MINVIGLGYIGLPTALMLATSGNKVVGTDIKEEVIDKLKHKELTFEEKGMDELFEKALSSDITFSLKPVSTSFYIITAPTPYDPVSKKLDCSYVVKAVESVLEPAEEDAIIVVESTVSPGAIDTYVRPVVEEYIEKSGKKLNLVHAPERIIPGNMVYELEHNARTIGADDPKYGEKVREVYSTFCKGEINLTNIKTAEMTKVVENTFRDINIAFANELAKICRQGGLDVNEVIRISNKHPRVNILSPGPGVGGHCISVDPWFLVGDYPLLTEIIYKARQINDSMPEYVLKRAYNIMQENNLKDFSRVGIYGLTYKENVDDVRESPTLQLLQHQKEHLGDGLKVYDPMVKREVVENQYHDLNKFLDDVDFVIVMIGHDEIRENMDVLKDKVVLDTRNIDVDNKYNFYKL encoded by the coding sequence ATGATTAATGTAATTGGATTAGGTTACATAGGTCTACCTACAGCTTTGATGCTAGCAACATCAGGCAACAAGGTGGTTGGAACAGATATTAAAGAAGAAGTAATTGATAAATTAAAACATAAAGAATTGACTTTCGAAGAAAAAGGAATGGATGAGCTTTTCGAAAAGGCTTTGAGTTCTGATATTACTTTTTCATTAAAACCAGTGTCCACTTCTTTCTATATTATTACAGCACCAACTCCTTACGATCCTGTATCTAAGAAATTGGATTGTTCTTATGTTGTAAAGGCTGTAGAATCAGTGTTGGAACCTGCAGAAGAAGATGCGATTATAGTTGTTGAATCGACAGTTTCACCGGGAGCTATCGACACTTACGTTAGACCTGTTGTGGAAGAATATATCGAAAAATCAGGCAAGAAATTAAACTTGGTTCACGCTCCAGAAAGAATTATCCCTGGCAATATGGTTTACGAATTGGAACACAACGCTAGAACAATTGGCGCTGACGATCCAAAATACGGCGAAAAAGTTAGGGAAGTGTACTCAACTTTCTGCAAAGGTGAAATCAATCTAACTAATATAAAAACAGCTGAAATGACAAAGGTTGTTGAAAATACATTCAGAGACATCAACATTGCATTTGCGAATGAATTGGCTAAGATTTGTCGCCAAGGTGGACTTGATGTCAACGAAGTTATCAGAATTTCCAACAAACACCCAAGAGTTAACATACTTTCACCAGGACCTGGTGTAGGTGGACATTGTATTTCAGTTGATCCATGGTTTTTAGTTGGAGATTATCCACTTCTTACTGAGATAATCTACAAAGCTCGTCAAATCAACGATTCAATGCCAGAATATGTTCTTAAACGTGCTTACAATATTATGCAAGAAAACAACTTAAAAGATTTTTCAAGAGTTGGTATTTACGGATTGACTTACAAAGAAAACGTAGACGATGTCAGAGAATCTCCAACACTTCAATTGTTACAACACCAAAAAGAACATTTGGGAGATGGACTAAAAGTTTACGATCCAATGGTAAAAAGAGAAGTTGTGGAAAATCAATACCACGATTTGAACAAATTCTTAGACGATGTTGATTTTGTAATCGTGATGATTGGTCACGATGAAATCAGAGAAAACATGGATGTATTAAAAGACAAAGTTGTACTTGATACAAGAAACATCGATGTTGATAACAAATACAATTTCTACAAATTATAA
- a CDS encoding sensor histidine kinase, with the protein MPNVYLEKKIESAENIASSVHDSFIKNKNYNNLNEIAKEGMYSYFIPKGKDKVVFSGLRFNLSMTIKNENIKNLLRSLETDEFKEINSKNSERLINPLIKEAKKELEKYVIIDSYSNINNVSKDTFSIKRKNNSILIKAESKTKDSIATNLILISKHSEGTYVSIYPYIFNSISDIKSTVISAFPVIFLLIVMIVFLLNKIYSKSITQPILKMNNFTKVSKNQKNAKYDLEIHTNDEIEELSNNLKLLYETLTENYKILEKNTKKKEIFIKSTSHELKTPLQTAILLNDSMIEKIGKYEDTDKYLPELRKKLYQIQILIDDLLFMNKIDENPIMENLKLSEIMRESVKNHHDLITEKNLKVTIKGEKSDIVDYDHFRIIFDNLLKNAIEYTDFGGNIRCDFNDVIEISNNPTTVDKILLNKITHPFVSSTKNKSKGIGMYIVENLLEDMNYKIKIVYSNETFTVKILKTN; encoded by the coding sequence ATGCCCAATGTATACTTAGAAAAAAAAATAGAATCAGCAGAGAATATTGCATCATCAGTTCATGATTCATTTATAAAAAACAAAAATTACAATAATCTAAATGAAATCGCAAAAGAGGGTATGTATTCATATTTTATTCCTAAAGGAAAAGATAAAGTTGTGTTTTCAGGTCTGCGATTTAATTTAAGTATGACAATTAAAAATGAAAATATAAAAAATCTTTTACGTTCTCTTGAAACCGATGAGTTCAAAGAGATAAATTCTAAAAATTCTGAAAGATTAATAAACCCTTTAATAAAAGAAGCAAAAAAAGAACTAGAAAAATACGTTATAATTGATAGTTACAGTAATATCAATAATGTATCAAAAGACACTTTTAGTATTAAAAGAAAGAATAATTCAATACTAATTAAAGCAGAGTCCAAAACAAAAGATTCTATCGCTACTAATCTTATTTTAATATCAAAACATTCTGAAGGAACTTATGTTTCTATATATCCTTATATATTTAACAGCATTTCCGATATAAAATCTACTGTGATTTCTGCATTTCCTGTGATTTTCTTGCTTATAGTAATGATAGTGTTCTTACTAAATAAAATCTACTCAAAATCGATAACACAACCAATTCTAAAGATGAATAATTTCACTAAAGTATCCAAAAACCAAAAAAACGCCAAATATGATTTGGAAATTCATACTAACGATGAGATCGAAGAACTTTCTAATAACTTGAAATTACTGTACGAAACACTAACTGAGAATTATAAAATATTAGAAAAAAACACGAAGAAAAAAGAAATCTTCATCAAATCTACATCTCACGAATTGAAGACACCTCTTCAAACTGCTATTTTACTGAATGATAGTATGATTGAAAAAATAGGAAAATACGAAGATACCGACAAGTACTTGCCAGAACTTAGGAAAAAATTATATCAAATTCAAATTCTAATAGATGATTTATTATTCATGAATAAAATTGATGAAAATCCGATAATGGAAAATTTGAAATTATCAGAGATAATGAGAGAATCCGTTAAAAATCATCATGATTTAATAACTGAGAAAAATTTAAAAGTAACGATTAAAGGAGAAAAATCCGACATAGTAGATTATGACCATTTCAGAATAATTTTTGATAACTTACTAAAAAACGCAATAGAGTACACAGATTTCGGAGGAAACATACGCTGCGATTTTAATGATGTTATTGAGATTTCGAACAACCCTACAACTGTAGATAAAATTCTTTTAAATAAAATCACTCACCCTTTCGTATCATCCACAAAAAATAAATCTAAAGGAATTGGAATGTATATCGTCGAAAACTTACTTGAAGATATGAATTATAAAATTAAAATAGTGTATTCAAACGAAACATTCACTGTGAAAATTTTAAAAACCAATTAA